A genomic region of Candidatus Eisenbacteria bacterium contains the following coding sequences:
- a CDS encoding cold-shock protein, producing MRANGTVKWFNEVKGFGFISQEGGEDLFVHYSAIQGNGFKTLKEGQPVEFDVVQGPKGLQAANVNPK from the coding sequence GTGCGTGCGAATGGTACCGTGAAGTGGTTCAACGAGGTGAAGGGCTTCGGGTTCATCAGCCAGGAGGGTGGTGAAGACCTGTTTGTCCACTACTCCGCGATCCAGGGCAACGGCTTCAAGACCCTCAAGGAGGGCCAGCCGGTGGAGTTCGACGTGGTGCAGGGCCCGAAGGGCCTGCAGGCGGCGAACGTCAACCCGAAGTAG
- a CDS encoding M1 family metallopeptidase — translation MRCTASRLALLLAAMLTSACASRAALARAVPAPGVNAPAPTGGTSAPAPATPAAEPFPFEPDRELPAHSLKPSMAAAESLHSYDALHYRLDLDFPCLGTSLSGTCAITLRASAPLGTVTFDCVSLNVDAVTQQEAPAPFSVAGGQLTVTLPHALAAGESTVVTVTYHGPAARGYYQAYPETWFTFTEPSNARYWFPCYDQPWDKATSEIHATVPDTMFVASNGVQIAPPDWNPVTRKKTYHWGTNFPVATYLVSVAIGNYAELADSAAYVPLRSYVLRADSAKAAVDFSRLPDMVDFYGSIWGQYPFENYGMAATKNFGGGMEHQTRTTISRGWITGTRSWERGYAHELSHQWWGDMVTCLSWPNVWLNEGFASYGDILFTEHAYGADSARTRLRAWAVAYFKEESTSSYSLYNPPSNKLFGLSIYYKGAWALHMLRHVMGDSAFVRGWRDFGAAHRYAGATVADFQAAMEARYGGPLNWFFDPWIHGKGHPVLRVSRNTVPRVTGGYFNYVTLEQVQPGGGVFRMPVELGLRAGGRDTVVTVWIGQDGSATSTSQCTLEWPVDSVTVDPAGWLLFQQAPSGAISDTGPGGGAARTLRFTRSQTAGGVVELTFEVPAALSGRPAVLEVFDVQGRRAAVLWRGPAEPGRFRARWSGAVGEGAGVLGAGRAPSGPSAAGVYFARISAGGEAAAAKLLWMK, via the coding sequence ATGCGCTGCACCGCGTCCCGACTCGCACTTCTCCTGGCCGCCATGCTTACATCCGCCTGCGCCTCGCGGGCGGCTCTTGCGCGCGCGGTTCCCGCGCCCGGCGTGAATGCGCCCGCGCCCACCGGTGGGACTTCCGCGCCCGCGCCTGCCACACCCGCAGCGGAGCCCTTCCCCTTCGAGCCCGACCGGGAGCTTCCCGCGCACTCGCTGAAGCCCTCCATGGCCGCGGCCGAGAGCCTGCACTCCTACGACGCGCTGCACTACCGGCTGGACCTGGACTTCCCGTGCCTGGGCACCAGCCTGTCGGGCACCTGCGCGATCACCCTGCGCGCGTCGGCCCCGCTGGGGACCGTGACCTTCGATTGCGTTTCCCTCAACGTGGATGCCGTGACCCAGCAGGAAGCCCCCGCGCCCTTCTCCGTGGCGGGTGGTCAGCTCACGGTGACGCTGCCGCACGCGCTGGCCGCGGGGGAGAGCACGGTGGTCACCGTGACGTATCACGGCCCCGCCGCGCGCGGTTACTACCAGGCGTATCCCGAGACGTGGTTCACGTTCACCGAGCCGTCGAACGCGCGCTACTGGTTCCCGTGCTACGACCAGCCGTGGGACAAGGCCACATCCGAGATTCACGCCACCGTGCCGGACACCATGTTCGTGGCCTCCAACGGCGTGCAGATCGCGCCCCCGGACTGGAACCCGGTGACGCGGAAGAAGACCTATCACTGGGGCACGAACTTCCCGGTCGCCACCTACCTGGTCTCGGTGGCCATCGGCAACTACGCGGAACTGGCCGACAGCGCGGCCTACGTGCCGCTGCGAAGCTACGTGCTGCGCGCCGACTCCGCCAAGGCGGCGGTGGACTTCTCGCGCCTGCCGGACATGGTGGACTTCTACGGCTCGATCTGGGGCCAGTACCCGTTCGAGAACTACGGCATGGCCGCCACCAAGAACTTCGGCGGCGGGATGGAGCACCAGACGCGCACCACCATCTCGCGCGGCTGGATCACCGGCACGCGCTCCTGGGAGAGGGGGTACGCGCACGAGCTGTCGCACCAGTGGTGGGGCGACATGGTGACCTGCCTCTCGTGGCCCAACGTGTGGCTGAACGAGGGCTTCGCCAGTTACGGCGACATCCTCTTCACCGAGCATGCTTACGGTGCGGATTCGGCGCGCACGCGGCTGCGCGCGTGGGCCGTGGCGTACTTCAAGGAAGAGTCCACCTCCAGCTACTCCCTCTACAACCCGCCCTCGAACAAGCTGTTCGGGCTGAGCATCTACTACAAGGGCGCGTGGGCTCTGCACATGCTGCGGCACGTCATGGGCGACAGCGCGTTCGTGCGCGGATGGCGGGACTTCGGCGCCGCCCACCGCTACGCGGGGGCCACGGTGGCGGACTTCCAGGCGGCGATGGAGGCCCGCTACGGCGGCCCGCTGAACTGGTTCTTCGACCCGTGGATCCACGGGAAGGGCCACCCGGTGTTGCGCGTGAGCCGGAACACGGTGCCACGGGTCACGGGCGGGTACTTCAACTACGTCACGCTGGAACAGGTGCAGCCCGGTGGCGGCGTGTTCCGGATGCCGGTGGAGCTCGGGCTGCGCGCGGGCGGGCGCGACACCGTGGTGACGGTCTGGATCGGGCAGGACGGCTCGGCGACTTCCACGTCGCAGTGCACGCTGGAATGGCCGGTGGACAGTGTCACGGTGGACCCCGCTGGATGGCTCCTCTTCCAACAGGCTCCGTCCGGCGCGATCAGCGACACCGGGCCGGGCGGTGGGGCGGCACGGACGCTGCGGTTCACGCGGTCGCAGACTGCGGGGGGGGTGGTGGAGCTGACCTTCGAGGTTCCCGCCGCGCTGTCGGGCCGGCCCGCGGTGCTGGAGGTCTTCGACGTACAGGGCCGGCGGGCGGCCGTGCTGTGGCGGGGGCCGGCCGAGCCCGGAAGGTTCCGGGCCCGCTGGTCGGGGGCCGTGGGAGAGGGCGCCGGGGTGCTGGGCGCCGGCCGGGCCCCGTCGGGACCCTCCGCGGCGGGCGTGTACTTCGCCCGGATTTCCGCCGGGGGGGAGGCCGCCGCCGCGAAATTGCTGTGGATGAAGTAA
- a CDS encoding cytochrome c, protein MFRSRFRSTLAVSVLAAATVAVIVAVAPAKDAASPTLVKRGAYLVRFAGCGDCHTPGTFYGAPDMKRALSGSEIGWQGPWGVSYARNLTPDAATGLGKWSEADIVRAIRTGIRPDGRLLNPPMPWQGFAGLSDEDAMSIAAYLKSLPAVHHKVPDGVPPGTKADGSIIVFPPPTAWDAPRGMPPAGKK, encoded by the coding sequence ATGTTCCGCAGTCGTTTCCGTTCCACGCTGGCCGTATCCGTGCTCGCCGCCGCGACGGTGGCGGTGATCGTCGCCGTCGCTCCGGCAAAGGACGCCGCCTCGCCGACCCTCGTGAAGCGTGGTGCCTACCTGGTGCGCTTCGCGGGCTGTGGCGACTGCCACACGCCCGGCACCTTCTACGGCGCCCCGGACATGAAGCGCGCTCTCTCGGGGAGCGAGATCGGCTGGCAGGGTCCGTGGGGCGTGTCCTATGCCCGCAACCTGACGCCCGACGCCGCCACCGGCCTCGGCAAGTGGAGCGAGGCGGACATCGTCCGCGCCATCCGCACCGGGATCCGCCCCGACGGCCGGCTCCTCAACCCCCCGATGCCGTGGCAGGGCTTCGCGGGCTTGAGCGACGAGGACGCCATGAGCATCGCGGCGTACCTGAAGAGCCTGCCCGCCGTGCACCACAAGGTGCCGGACGGGGTGCCCCCCGGAACGAAGGCGGACGGTTCGATCATCGTGTTTCCGCCGCCGACGGCGTGGGATGCCCCGAGGGGCATGCCGCCGGCAGGGAAGAAGTAG
- a CDS encoding oligopeptide transporter, OPT family, with the protein MSSGNPVPAKRHSHASPGGADVSAYEPYIPASARLAEFTPVPLILGTLLGVVFGASSLYLVLKVGLTVSASIPVAVLSITFFRILSKLGTRDATILENNIVQIAGSAGESIAFGVGVTMPAIMILGFDLEIARVTLVAMLGGLLGILMMIPLRRALIVQQHGRLKYPEGTACAEVLVAGASAESRAAAATGRHAAASDAAASPTGARTIFTGFGVGFVYHVVMAAFRGWKDTPQKVFGAPFKSGSIAAEISPALLGVGYIIGPTISSIMCGGGVLAYLVLIPMIKYFGEGMTGPLPPGTIPISEMGPSEIRGAYVLYIGAGAVAAGGIISLFRSLPTIWHSLKEGVRDVQASPGASASMVRTEQDISMRFVVGGILALIAMIMIFRTLHMNLLGALLIVVFGFLFVTVSSRLVGEIGSSSNPISGMTVATLLLTCLIFVLIGWTGPTYYVTALSVGGIVCIAASNGGATSQGLKAGFLVGGTPRLQQIAILVGAFASALVLGPILLKLNDAATVYVPRLGFEAVRGQAPALTPEAAQALPQFQDALRPPARGDYRVLAVAPGTAAPVKGLDPGEYLVDAAGKVAYRVQNNFPATLRALPAQLGHAEKVRGPQAAADGATYRVWQKTDDAGGLPGRYLVTDQGVPVYLVDPGINGVHRTRPDGTSVTKYDAPKATLMSYIIKGILNHQLPWGLVLLGVMIAVVLEMAGIPSLAFAVGVYLPISSSTPIFVGGMVRWLVDRWLKHSKFKDRELTPEQLTAEGDKSPGVLMASGYIAGGAIAGIVVAFLAGMMSDVNGRFEAWSTAHNPFFNGPNADLLSMIPFAILTLLLYLAGRELILAERRKS; encoded by the coding sequence ATGTCGAGCGGCAACCCCGTTCCCGCCAAGCGTCATTCGCACGCCTCGCCCGGAGGCGCCGACGTCTCCGCCTACGAGCCCTACATTCCCGCCTCGGCCCGGCTCGCGGAGTTCACCCCGGTCCCGCTGATCCTGGGCACGCTGCTGGGGGTCGTCTTCGGCGCCTCCTCGCTGTACCTGGTGCTCAAGGTGGGCCTCACGGTGAGCGCCTCCATCCCGGTGGCGGTGCTGAGCATCACCTTCTTCCGGATCCTGTCGAAGCTGGGCACGCGCGACGCCACCATCCTCGAGAACAACATCGTGCAGATCGCGGGCTCGGCGGGCGAGTCCATCGCCTTCGGGGTGGGCGTCACCATGCCGGCGATCATGATCCTGGGCTTCGACCTGGAGATCGCGCGGGTCACGCTGGTGGCCATGCTGGGCGGGCTGCTGGGGATCCTGATGATGATCCCGCTGCGGCGGGCGCTGATCGTGCAGCAGCACGGGCGCCTGAAGTACCCGGAGGGCACGGCGTGCGCCGAGGTGCTGGTGGCGGGAGCCTCCGCGGAGTCGCGCGCCGCGGCGGCCACCGGGCGGCACGCGGCGGCCTCCGACGCGGCGGCCTCACCCACAGGGGCGCGCACCATCTTCACCGGCTTCGGCGTGGGCTTCGTGTACCACGTGGTCATGGCCGCGTTCCGCGGCTGGAAGGACACGCCGCAGAAGGTCTTCGGCGCGCCCTTCAAGTCCGGCTCGATCGCCGCGGAGATCTCCCCGGCGCTGCTGGGCGTGGGCTACATCATCGGCCCGACCATCTCGTCGATCATGTGCGGCGGCGGCGTGCTCGCCTACCTGGTGCTGATCCCGATGATCAAGTACTTCGGCGAGGGCATGACCGGCCCGCTGCCGCCGGGCACCATCCCCATCAGCGAGATGGGCCCCAGCGAGATCCGCGGCGCGTACGTGCTCTACATCGGCGCCGGCGCGGTGGCCGCGGGCGGCATCATCAGCCTGTTCCGCTCGCTGCCCACGATCTGGCACAGCCTGAAGGAGGGCGTGCGCGACGTGCAGGCCAGCCCCGGCGCCTCGGCCAGCATGGTGCGCACCGAGCAGGACATCTCGATGCGCTTCGTGGTGGGCGGCATCCTGGCGCTGATCGCGATGATCATGATCTTCCGCACCCTGCACATGAACCTGCTGGGGGCGCTCCTGATCGTGGTGTTCGGGTTCCTGTTCGTCACCGTGTCTTCGCGACTGGTGGGCGAGATCGGGTCGTCCTCCAACCCCATCTCCGGGATGACGGTGGCCACGCTGCTGCTCACCTGCCTGATCTTCGTGCTGATCGGATGGACCGGCCCCACCTACTACGTCACCGCGCTGTCGGTGGGCGGCATCGTGTGCATCGCCGCATCCAACGGCGGGGCCACGTCGCAGGGGCTCAAGGCCGGGTTCCTTGTGGGCGGCACGCCGCGGCTGCAGCAGATCGCCATCCTGGTCGGCGCGTTCGCCTCGGCGCTGGTGCTGGGACCGATTCTGCTCAAGCTCAACGACGCCGCCACGGTGTACGTGCCACGGCTGGGCTTCGAGGCGGTGCGCGGGCAGGCGCCCGCGCTGACCCCGGAAGCGGCGCAGGCGCTGCCGCAATTCCAGGATGCCCTCCGCCCGCCCGCGCGCGGCGACTACCGCGTGCTCGCGGTGGCGCCGGGCACCGCGGCGCCGGTGAAGGGCCTCGACCCCGGCGAGTACCTCGTGGATGCCGCCGGCAAGGTGGCCTACCGCGTCCAGAACAACTTCCCGGCGACGCTGCGCGCGCTTCCGGCCCAGCTGGGCCACGCCGAGAAGGTGCGCGGCCCGCAGGCGGCCGCGGACGGGGCCACCTACCGCGTGTGGCAGAAGACCGACGACGCCGGCGGCCTGCCGGGCCGCTACCTGGTCACGGACCAGGGCGTGCCGGTGTACCTGGTGGACCCGGGCATCAACGGCGTGCACCGCACGCGGCCCGACGGCACCAGCGTCACCAAGTACGACGCGCCCAAGGCCACGCTGATGTCCTACATCATCAAGGGGATCCTCAACCACCAGCTGCCGTGGGGCCTGGTGCTGCTGGGCGTGATGATCGCCGTGGTGCTGGAGATGGCCGGCATCCCCTCACTGGCTTTCGCGGTGGGCGTGTACCTGCCCATCTCCTCCTCCACTCCCATTTTCGTCGGCGGCATGGTCCGCTGGCTGGTGGACCGCTGGCTCAAGCACTCCAAGTTCAAGGACCGCGAGCTCACTCCCGAGCAGCTCACCGCCGAGGGCGACAAGAGCCCCGGCGTGCTGATGGCCTCAGGCTACATCGCCGGCGGCGCCATCGCCGGGATCGTGGTGGCCTTCCTCGCCGGCATGATGAGCGACGTCAACGGCAGGTTCGAAGCGTGGTCCACCGCGCACAACCCGTTCTTCAACGGGCCGAACGCAGACCTGCTCTCGATGATTCCGTTCGCGATCCTGACGCTCCTGCTGTACCTGGCGGGGCGGGAGCTGATCCTGGCGGAGAGGAGGAAGTCGTAG
- a CDS encoding GreA/GreB family elongation factor: MLEERFQQYERLPRELHDEILIFTADLRASLAAFATDAVDAGQAEKFAARVENLEKRKGAALWGDYLRAHLAGHTNRVEEWERELMKVADRLFQGGDAAAALAVAEEVLESHPSAAAARLQVRALESLGDEARLEQALEQAWQLDQGSAQVALRLAARARARGDSCGELEWRGAALRGLVETSDWPALDECMLAVLEGDEPTSHEAAIDSLLPLMRAGQADRVTGYLDLGMLRWLHDPLDRRLVGALRLAVERAVAGENIRPALLQAMRSLHAGFSHLEEFLDHSGISRIGTDLGDSLKSWDELWTWRPGLVVEHNSMGLGIIRSNDGQRVQIDFPAKAGHSMTVNFAKQSLILLAPDSLKSQLARDREVTMARFDTDPGGVLADALQDLGGTAKSSDLKKHLAHLGFPTKSFAAWWKKAKAAAADHPRLDDHEAYRDVIHLVRDGGTAGRTLPRLDTKKGPKTAVTMLTRFLAQHPGALEEAKKRYRPYFQSWASDPGLGDLERAAAVLTLARWFPEDADDWSAIAGGLDPVELDAPNWSSVRDQEYWFDLLTRHSRWASLLPPFLGSKKAELRALCQRALQERWGECAGAELERLLERASELPAAAVALCAEALNKTESPSWFKPWRAVLALVSVLEGRAPEPVVKEALGMLDANEGALLRLLKNAPPPEDLAITLEQLVRHWRSSDRFLFPVMEFLRATPAAAISNAAEESRAAAFRKLEIPSAGSTDADATLMTRRTFDRHVTELERLDRELKTTIPLAIRKARELGDLRENAEYDAAKLKQRQTTQRCEQLQSLIHRARLIEEISVREDSAGPGTEVVLHGDGAERTVWILGEGDSDHGPEVVGYLAPAGRALQGHKVGDRVTLTGDGGADVEYEVRQIRRRVPPAPVQDDSPLL, translated from the coding sequence TTGCTCGAAGAACGCTTCCAACAGTACGAACGCCTGCCCCGCGAACTCCACGACGAGATCCTCATCTTCACGGCCGACCTCCGTGCCTCGCTCGCCGCCTTCGCCACGGACGCGGTGGACGCCGGGCAGGCCGAGAAATTCGCCGCGCGCGTCGAGAACCTCGAGAAACGCAAGGGCGCCGCGCTGTGGGGCGACTACCTGCGCGCCCACCTGGCCGGCCACACCAACCGGGTCGAGGAGTGGGAGCGCGAGCTCATGAAGGTGGCCGACCGGCTGTTCCAGGGCGGGGACGCAGCGGCCGCGCTCGCGGTGGCGGAGGAGGTGCTGGAATCACACCCCTCGGCGGCGGCGGCACGGCTGCAGGTGCGCGCGCTGGAATCGCTGGGCGACGAGGCGCGGCTCGAGCAGGCGCTGGAGCAGGCGTGGCAGCTGGACCAGGGCAGCGCGCAGGTCGCGCTCAGGCTGGCGGCGCGGGCCCGCGCACGCGGGGATTCGTGCGGCGAACTGGAGTGGCGCGGGGCGGCGCTGCGCGGGCTGGTGGAGACGTCCGACTGGCCGGCCCTCGATGAATGCATGCTGGCGGTGCTGGAGGGCGACGAGCCCACCTCGCACGAGGCGGCCATCGACTCGCTGCTGCCGCTGATGCGCGCCGGGCAGGCCGACCGCGTGACCGGCTACCTGGACCTGGGCATGCTGCGCTGGCTGCACGACCCGCTGGACCGCCGGCTCGTGGGCGCGCTGCGCCTGGCCGTGGAGCGCGCGGTGGCGGGCGAGAATATCCGCCCGGCGCTGCTGCAGGCCATGCGCTCGCTGCATGCGGGCTTCTCCCACCTGGAGGAGTTCCTGGACCATTCCGGGATCTCGCGCATCGGGACCGACCTGGGCGACTCCCTGAAGTCGTGGGACGAGCTGTGGACGTGGAGGCCCGGGCTGGTGGTGGAGCACAACAGCATGGGTCTGGGCATCATCCGGAGCAACGACGGCCAGCGCGTCCAGATCGACTTCCCGGCCAAGGCCGGGCACAGCATGACCGTGAACTTCGCGAAGCAAAGCCTGATCCTGCTCGCCCCCGACAGTCTGAAGTCGCAGCTCGCCCGCGACCGGGAAGTCACCATGGCGCGCTTCGACACCGACCCTGGCGGCGTGCTGGCCGACGCGCTGCAGGACCTCGGCGGCACCGCCAAGAGCAGCGACCTCAAGAAGCACCTGGCGCACCTGGGGTTTCCCACCAAGTCGTTCGCGGCGTGGTGGAAGAAGGCCAAGGCCGCGGCCGCGGACCACCCGCGCCTGGACGACCACGAGGCCTATCGCGACGTGATCCACCTGGTGCGCGACGGCGGCACCGCCGGGCGCACGCTCCCGCGGCTGGACACCAAGAAGGGCCCCAAGACCGCTGTCACCATGCTCACGCGCTTCCTCGCGCAGCACCCCGGGGCGCTGGAGGAGGCGAAGAAGCGCTACCGCCCGTACTTCCAGTCGTGGGCGTCCGACCCGGGGCTGGGCGACCTCGAGCGCGCCGCCGCGGTGCTCACGCTGGCCCGCTGGTTCCCCGAGGACGCCGACGACTGGTCCGCCATCGCGGGCGGGCTGGACCCGGTGGAACTGGACGCGCCCAACTGGAGCTCCGTCCGCGACCAGGAGTACTGGTTCGACCTGCTGACCCGCCATTCGCGCTGGGCCTCGCTGCTGCCCCCGTTCCTGGGCTCGAAGAAGGCGGAGTTGCGGGCGCTGTGCCAGAGGGCGCTGCAGGAGCGCTGGGGCGAATGCGCCGGGGCGGAGCTGGAGCGGCTGCTGGAGCGCGCCAGTGAGCTGCCGGCCGCGGCGGTGGCCCTGTGCGCCGAGGCGCTGAACAAGACGGAGAGCCCCTCGTGGTTCAAGCCGTGGCGTGCCGTGCTGGCGCTGGTCTCGGTGCTGGAGGGCCGCGCCCCGGAGCCGGTGGTGAAGGAGGCGCTCGGCATGCTGGACGCAAACGAAGGCGCGCTGCTGCGGCTGCTGAAGAACGCGCCCCCGCCCGAGGATCTGGCGATCACGCTGGAGCAACTGGTCCGCCACTGGCGCTCCTCGGACCGCTTCCTGTTCCCGGTCATGGAGTTCCTGCGCGCCACCCCGGCCGCGGCAATTTCCAACGCCGCCGAGGAGAGCCGCGCCGCGGCATTCCGCAAGCTCGAGATCCCCAGCGCCGGCTCCACCGACGCCGACGCCACGCTGATGACCCGCCGCACCTTCGACCGACACGTCACCGAACTGGAGCGCCTGGACCGAGAGCTCAAGACCACCATCCCGCTGGCCATCCGCAAGGCCCGGGAGCTGGGGGACCTGAGGGAAAACGCCGAGTACGACGCCGCCAAGCTGAAGCAGCGCCAGACCACCCAGCGCTGCGAGCAGCTGCAGTCGCTGATTCACCGCGCTCGCCTGATCGAGGAGATAAGCGTCCGCGAGGATTCGGCCGGCCCGGGCACCGAGGTGGTGCTCCACGGGGACGGCGCCGAGCGCACGGTGTGGATCCTGGGCGAAGGCGACAGCGATCACGGCCCGGAGGTGGTGGGCTACCTGGCCCCGGCGGGCCGCGCACTGCAGGGCCACAAGGTCGGCGACCGGGTGACGCTCACCGGCGACGGCGGCGCCGACGTCGAGTACGAGGTGCGGCAGATCCGCAGGCGCGTGCCGCCCGCGCCGGTGCAGGACGACTCGCCGCTGCTGTAA
- a CDS encoding class I SAM-dependent methyltransferase, which translates to MAGYYSRTLSAERLRACYEVAPPRAKAYLEAEVGFVLDHAGAGMRALELGCGYGRVLRRLAGAVRSTVGVDTSRASLGLAREFLSGLPAVKLLAMDAARMGLSDASFDLTVCVQNGISAFAADRRALLAEAVRVTRRGGTVLFSSYAASFWEARLEWFEAQAARGLIGRIDRRATGDGVIVCEDGFRATTVDAAGFEALASDLGLACRIVEVASSSLCCEITIP; encoded by the coding sequence TTGGCCGGGTATTACAGCCGCACCCTGTCGGCCGAACGGCTGCGCGCCTGCTACGAGGTGGCCCCGCCGCGGGCGAAGGCCTACCTGGAGGCGGAGGTCGGGTTCGTGCTGGACCACGCCGGCGCGGGAATGCGCGCGCTGGAGCTCGGCTGCGGCTACGGCCGCGTGTTGCGGCGCCTGGCCGGGGCGGTGCGGTCCACGGTCGGCGTGGACACCTCCCGGGCGAGCCTGGGTCTCGCGCGCGAGTTCCTGTCGGGGCTCCCGGCGGTGAAACTCCTGGCCATGGACGCGGCCCGGATGGGCCTGTCCGACGCCTCGTTCGACCTGACCGTCTGCGTGCAGAATGGGATCTCCGCATTCGCAGCCGACCGGCGGGCACTGCTGGCCGAGGCCGTGCGGGTGACGCGGCGCGGCGGCACGGTGCTCTTCTCCAGCTACGCCGCGAGCTTCTGGGAGGCCCGCCTGGAGTGGTTCGAGGCGCAGGCGGCGAGGGGGCTGATCGGCAGGATCGACCGCCGCGCGACCGGCGACGGCGTGATCGTCTGCGAGGACGGGTTCCGGGCCACCACCGTGGATGCCGCGGGCTTCGAGGCGCTGGCGTCGGATCTCGGCCTGGCCTGCCGGATCGTGGAGGTCGCGAGCTCCAGTCTCTGCTGTGAAATCACGATTCCCTGA
- a CDS encoding aminotransferase class I/II-fold pyridoxal phosphate-dependent enzyme encodes MTDFGSDTATRPGAAMRRAMAEAVVGDEQRREDPTVTRLEEMIAPILGQEAAVFLPSATMANAIAFKVHIRPGEEVILETWAHPANFEGGGPAGLAGASLRLLPGRCGIFTAQQVEEAIRPDDPHFPRTRLVSVEQTTNIGGGAVWSLEQVKSVVEVARRHGLRAHLDGARLMNAQMAAGVPAARFGSLFDSVTLCFSKGLGAPVGAVTAGSRAYAAEARRLKHMLGGAMRQAGVLAAACLYALEHHVDRLAEDHANARLLGQGLAAIPGITLDPPEIQSNMVFFRVDGLGLTSREFVAELLKHGVRMGSNVPPRIRAVTHLDVDRAAVDRALEAARAVADAARGAARR; translated from the coding sequence TTGACTGACTTCGGCAGCGACACCGCCACCCGCCCGGGCGCGGCCATGCGCCGCGCCATGGCCGAGGCCGTGGTGGGCGACGAACAGCGCCGCGAGGACCCCACCGTGACCCGGCTGGAGGAGATGATCGCGCCGATCCTGGGACAGGAGGCGGCGGTGTTCCTGCCGTCGGCCACCATGGCCAACGCGATCGCCTTCAAGGTGCACATCCGCCCGGGGGAGGAAGTGATCCTCGAGACGTGGGCCCACCCCGCGAACTTCGAGGGCGGCGGCCCGGCGGGGCTGGCCGGTGCCTCCCTGCGCCTCCTCCCCGGACGGTGCGGAATCTTCACCGCGCAGCAGGTGGAGGAGGCGATCCGGCCGGACGACCCGCACTTTCCGCGCACCCGCCTGGTGTCGGTGGAGCAGACCACCAACATCGGCGGGGGGGCGGTGTGGAGCCTGGAGCAGGTGAAATCCGTGGTGGAGGTGGCGCGGCGACACGGGCTGCGCGCGCACCTGGACGGAGCGCGGCTGATGAACGCGCAGATGGCCGCCGGCGTGCCCGCCGCCCGGTTCGGCTCGTTGTTCGACTCGGTGACGCTGTGCTTCTCGAAGGGTCTGGGCGCGCCGGTGGGAGCGGTCACGGCGGGCTCACGCGCCTACGCCGCGGAGGCGCGCCGCCTCAAGCACATGCTGGGTGGCGCCATGCGCCAGGCGGGTGTGCTGGCGGCCGCCTGCCTGTACGCTCTGGAACACCACGTGGACCGGCTCGCCGAGGACCACGCCAACGCGAGGCTGCTGGGCCAGGGCCTTGCCGCCATCCCCGGCATCACGCTGGACCCGCCCGAGATCCAGAGCAACATGGTCTTCTTCCGCGTGGACGGGCTGGGCCTGACCTCGCGCGAGTTCGTGGCCGAGCTGCTCAAGCACGGCGTGCGCATGGGTTCCAACGTGCCCCCGCGCATCCGCGCCGTGACACACCTGGACGTGGACCGCGCCGCGGTGGACCGCGCCCTGGAGGCCGCGCGCGCGGTGGCCGACGCCGCGCGCGGCGCGGCCCGGCGATGA
- a CDS encoding SDR family oxidoreductase, producing the protein MVSLKDKVAVVTGSTRGIGRAIAELLLAEGARVMVSARDAAAVDAAVRDLASRGPVAGRACDVRDRAQVEALVADTEERFGGLDILVNNAGVGVFKDVQAMSDDEWDSVMRTNVDGVFFACRAAVPALRRRGGGAIINIGSLAGKQAFAGAAAYCASKHALVGFSEALMLEVRHDHIRVAYVMPGSVETDFGGSGRPAAPWKLSSGDVAEVVVGLLKQNPRALASRVELRPSEPPRK; encoded by the coding sequence ATGGTCTCACTGAAGGACAAGGTGGCGGTGGTCACCGGCAGCACCCGGGGCATCGGCCGCGCCATCGCGGAGCTGCTGCTGGCCGAGGGCGCCCGGGTGATGGTCTCGGCCCGCGACGCGGCCGCCGTGGACGCCGCCGTCCGGGATCTGGCGTCGCGCGGGCCCGTGGCCGGACGCGCCTGCGACGTGCGCGACCGCGCCCAGGTGGAGGCGCTCGTCGCCGACACGGAGGAGCGCTTCGGGGGCCTGGACATCCTGGTCAACAACGCCGGGGTGGGCGTGTTCAAGGACGTGCAGGCGATGAGCGACGACGAGTGGGACTCGGTGATGCGCACCAACGTGGACGGCGTGTTCTTTGCCTGCCGCGCGGCGGTGCCCGCGCTGCGGCGGAGGGGTGGCGGCGCGATCATCAACATCGGGAGCCTGGCCGGGAAGCAGGCGTTCGCGGGCGCGGCCGCCTACTGCGCGTCCAAGCACGCGCTGGTGGGCTTCTCGGAAGCGCTGATGCTGGAGGTGCGCCACGACCACATCCGGGTGGCGTACGTGATGCCGGGCAGCGTGGAAACGGACTTCGGAGGCTCCGGCCGCCCGGCCGCCCCGTGGAAGCTGTCGTCCGGAGACGTGGCGGAAGTGGTGGTGGGCCTGCTGAAGCAGAACCC